A window of Apium graveolens cultivar Ventura chromosome 8, ASM990537v1, whole genome shotgun sequence contains these coding sequences:
- the LOC141680635 gene encoding replication protein A 70 kDa DNA-binding subunit A-like, which yields MEMHSHLSALNETRNDWFLRVRVTRIWNNTTSSGILIRYNMILLDCENNYMHAVVALELWNLFAGIITPGTIYCIRNMNVSPATGLFRPVHSKDMIHFTASTTVVLDLNNDLFIPRHKFHITPLNELRDSFYFYGPENQPVYSTDVVGVVENLEAMRTVQTRHGSRDLMRFNISDGLNRHCVSFYSPFSEHYEALYETQLENLVIVILASTRVSVFRNIYVIGNLPSTKIYINIDDPQVFLMRQRTTWKIKARVTRMWPSVSVTDNGTETMKGYNLVLLDDADCHVHVFVYADN from the exons ATGGAGATGCACAGTCATTTGTCTGCTTTGAATGAGACTCGAAATGATTGGTTCCTGAGAGTTCGTGTCACCAGGATTTGGAACAATACTACTAGCTCTGGCATTTTGATTCGTTACAATATGATTTTGTTAGATTGTGAG AATAACTATATGCACGCGGTCGTTGCTCTAGAGCTTTGGAATCTCTTTGCGGGTATTATTACTCCAGGCACCATCTATTGCATCAGAAACATGAATGTTTCCCCGGCTACTGGTTTGTTTAGGCCTGTACATTCGAAGGATATGATCCATTTTACTGCCTCCACCACTGTTGTATTGGACCTGAACAATGATCTCTTCATCCCGAGGCATAAGTTTCATATCACACCATTGAACGAGCTTCGCGATTCTTTCTATTTTTATGGACCTGAAAACCAGCCTGTGTACTCTACAG ATGTCGTTGGAGTTGTTGAGAATCTGGAAGCCATGAGGACTGTGCAGACCCGACATGGTTCAAGGGATCTTATGCGCTTCAATATTAGTGACGGACT GAATAGGCACTGTGTATCCTTTTATTCTCCATTTTCTGAACATTATGAAGCATTGTATGAAACTCAGCTGGAGAATCTTGTTATTGTTATACTGGCATCAACCAGAGTTTCAGTATTTCGAA ATATATATGTAATTGGTAATCTGCCGTCTACCAAGATTTATATCAACATTGATGATCCACAAGTTTTCCTCATGCGACAGAG AACCACATGGAAGATAAAGGCTAGAGTTACCAGAATGTGGCCTTCTGTTTCTGTcacagataatgggactgaaacAATGAAAGGATACAATTTAGTTTTACTGGATGACGCT GACTGTCATGTTCATGTTTTTGTTTATGCTGATAACTGA
- the LOC141678866 gene encoding cytochrome P450 76A2-like: MEWKNYVFWSAVISLISLVWHLRRKSSYRRSKLPPGPKGWPVFGNLFDLGSLPHRSLEALRQQYGPVVWLKLGFVNTLVLLSAGEAEEFFKNHDLSFLDRFTNDSMRSHDYDKISIAFGPCSTYWRTLRRVCTSELFANKRINDTMLIRQKSVDELLSWIDNELEKGASSGVVLRQFVFPALFNMIGNLTLSRDLVDPQSKISSEFCTAMDSVHECVGRPNISDLLPWLRKLDLQGIRRKMDRSLGKAIEIILKFVEERVEQRKQNPNLSSEQKMDFLDVLLNYRGTGKDEPVTLSEYQVTVFLMEMFFAGTDSTSGTTEWAMCELLLNPEKMKEVNAELARVVGAKKKLQESDIDNLPYLQAIVNETLRLHPPGPLLIPRKAVKDTNFMGYSIPKDTQVMVNCWAIGRDEDSWDDASSFKPERFLDSYINYKGQNYEFLPFGSGRRMCPGLPLAHRIVPLVLGSLLHHFDWELCDGAKSIDMRETMGAGVKLLDPLQAIPKRKTM, from the exons ATGGAGTGGAAGAACTATGTTTTTTGGTCTGCAGTGATAAGTTTGATTTCGCTTGTTTGGCACTTGAGGAGGAAGAGTAGTTACAGACGTTCCAAGCTCCCTCCTGGTCCCAAGGGATGGCCAGTTTTTGGCAATCTTTTCGATCTTGGAAGCTTGCCACACAGGAGTCTAGAAGCACTGAGACAACAATATGGTCCGGTTGTGTGGTTAAAACTTGGTTTTGTCAACACCCTGGTGCTTCTTTCTGCTGGTGAAGCCGAGGAGTTTTTCAAAAACCACGATCTCTCCTTTCTTGACCGGTTCACTAATGACTCCATGAGGTCGCATGACTATGATAAGATCTCTATTGCTTTTGGCCCATGTAGCACCTACTGGAGAACCTTGAGGCGAGTTTGTACCTCTGAGCTATTTGCAAACAAGAGGATTAATGACACAATGTTGATCCGGCAAAAAAGTGTAGATGAACTGTTGTCATGGATTGATAATGAATTAGAAAAAGGTGCAAGTAGCGGAGTTGTGCTTAGACAGTTTGTGTTCCCAGCATTGTTTAACATGATTGGTAATCTCACACTGTCTCGGGACTTGGTGGATCCACAGTCAAAGATTTCCTCTGAATTCTGCACGGCTATGGATAGTGTCCACGAGTGTGTTGGCCGTCCCAATATATCTGATTTATTACCCTGGCTTAGAAAGCTTGACCTTCAAGGAATAAGAAGAAAGATGGATCGTAGTTTAGGAAAAGCcatagaaattattttaaaatttgtgGAGGAGCGTGTGGAACAAAGGAAACAAAATCCGAATTTATCATCAGAGCAGAAGATGGACTTCTTGGACGTGTTGTTAAATTATAGGGGTACTGGAAAAGATGAACCAGTCACACTATCAGAGTACCAAGTCACAGTTTTCCTGATG GAAATGTTCTTTGCTGGAACAGACTCAACAAGCGGCACAACTGAGTGGGCGATGTGCGAGCTTTTACTAAATCCTGAAAAAATGAAGGAGGTGAACGCTGAGCTTGCTAGAGTCGTTGGAGCAAAGAAAAAACTGCAAGAGAGTGACATTGATAATCTTCCATACTTGCAAGCAATTGTGAATGAAACACTACGCCTACATCCTCCAGGTCCACTTTTAATTCCTAGGAAGGCGGTTAAAGATACAAATTTTATGGGATATAGTATTCCGAAGGATACACAGGTCATGGTTAATTGCTGGGCAATTGGAAGAGATGAAGATAGTTGGGACGATGCTTCATCATTCAAGCCAGAAAGATTCTTGGACTCGTACATTAATTACAAGGGTCAAAACTACGAGTTTTTACCATTTGGATCAGGCAGAAGGATGTGCCCAGGTCTTCCACTGGCACATCGAATAGTACCTTTAGTCCTAGGCTCCTTGCTTCACCATTTTGATTGGGAGCTATGTGATGGTGCGAAGAGCATAGATATGAGGGAGACAATGGGGGCAGGGGTAAAATTGCTAGACCCTCTGCAAGCAATTCCTAAACGAAAGACGATGTGA
- the LOC141680636 gene encoding uncharacterized protein LOC141680636 has protein sequence MIARHKFEFVDLSDLFALANAYEKPDSPDYSTYVIGVLVDFEHVWKIKTMYGLKDICKFRITDGRDSHKVTVWGNLVVTTDARVREVKAGFKDGEEEPIIVIASSTKLKIWKSSVQISTLPGSKIYINLDHDFVFAMRQRLREEGYVPSDKTTSSPTTTDVKEVVYVIETVTLKELSEKTSTDFLKMSFMCKVKVKFVEESDNWWYGSCNKRDCYEEVIKFEGKFKIVVLAEDDTEAFNFVLYDRVVKRLLGKTVTNLMAEDPASYPPPLKQIAGREITVKVELTDDNILVSSTVYYVVDAYECSVSTSPVLEDIDTGTSVSNYTNVTFIEEMITSGLGSMSAVRVQGCVVGYGNSENLKIWGFGCRGFAKH, from the exons ATGATAGCCAGGCACAAGTTTGAATTTGTTGATTTGAGCGATTTGTTTGCTCTTGCAAACGCATATGAGAAACCTGATTCTCCCGATTATTCAACAT ATGTGATTGGTGTTTTAGTGGATTTTGAGCATGTATGGAAAATCAAAACTATGTACGGTCTGAAGGATATTTGCAAGTTCAGGATTACTGACGGAAG AGATTCTCATAAGGTCACTGTATGGGGTAATCTTGTCGTGACTACTGATGCACGTGTTAGAGAGGTTAAGGCAGGATTTAAAGATGGTGAGGAGGAGCCTATAATTGTTATAGCGTCAAGTACAAAGCTTAAGATTTGGAAGA GTTCTGTTCAGATTAGCACACTACCCGGGTCTAAGATATACATCAATTTGGATCATGATTTTGTTTTTGCTATGAGACAGAG GCTTCGCGAAGAAGGTTATGTACCTTCTGACAAGACAACTTCTTCTCCAACTACGACAGATGTTAAGGAGGTGGTGTATGTCATTGAAACGGTTACACTAAAGGAGTTAAGTGAGAAAACTTCTACTGATTTTCTGAAG ATGAGTTTTATGTGCAAAGTAAAGGTTAAATTCGTTGAAGAAAGTGACAACTGGTGGTATGGTAGCTGCAACAAGAGGGATTGTTATGAAGAAGTTATAAAGTTCGAAGGAAA GTTCAAGATCGTTGTTCTTGCTGAAGATGACACAGAAGcttttaattttgttttatatgATCGTGTCGTGAAACGACTGTTGGGTAAAACAGTAACTAATCTGATGGCTGAA GATCCTGCATCATATCCTCCACCATTGAAGCAAATTGCAGGAAGAGAAATTACTGTTAAAGTTGAGCTCACTGATGATAACATATTAGTTAGCAGCACAGTATATTATGTTGTGGATGCATATGAATGTTCAGTTAGCACTTCTCCTGTGCTTGAAGACATTGATACTGGGACTTCAGTTTCAAATTATACAAATGTGACCTTCAT TGAAGAAATGATCACTTCCGGCCTAGGAAGCATGAGTGCGGTTCGTGTGCAGGGGTGCGTGGTGGGATACGGGAATTCGGAAAATCTAAAAATATGGGGATTCGGATGCAGGGGATTCGCCAAACACTAA